The proteins below are encoded in one region of Apium graveolens cultivar Ventura chromosome 4, ASM990537v1, whole genome shotgun sequence:
- the LOC141718039 gene encoding pre-rRNA-processing protein esf2 — protein sequence MSVEEQQQEETKDKVKLSSEKRKIKRKKRFLQEVKKADKRGVCYLSHIPPKMDHIKLRQLLSQYGEIQRIYLTPEKADAQLQRKKAGGFRGQKFSEGWVEFTNKRVAKDVAETLNGEQMGGRKRSPFYYDTWNIKYLSKFKWDDLTEEIAYKSATREQKLALNMSAAKRERDFYLSKVDQSHAQKHIAQRLQKKQKVNPEQEEASQIPYNQVMRQYPQTRPLADKPGEKKQLSKEVLAGVFGLGAS from the exons ATGTCTGTAGAAGAGCAACAACAAGAAGAGACAAAAGATAAGGTTAAATTGAGCTCAGAAAAACGCAAAATCAAGCGAAAGAAACGATTTTTGCAAGAAGTCAAAAAAGCCGATAAGCGTGGAGTGTGTTATTTGAGTCACATTCCTCCTAAAATGGATCACATTAAACTCAGGCAGCTTCTTTCTCAGTATGGAGAGATACAGAGAATTTATCTCACCCCCGAAA AGGCTGATGCTCAGTTGCAGCGTAAGAAGGCTGGTGGGTTTCGAGGACAGAAGTTCTCAGAAGG GTGGGTCGAATTTACAAACAAACGGGTTGCCAAGGATGTGGCTGAGACGTTGAACGGTGAACAAATGG GTGGGAGAAAGAGGTCACCTTTTTATTATGATACTTGGAACATCAAATACTTGAGTAAATTTAAATGGGATGATCTCACCGAAGAGATTG CATACAAGAGTGCTACTCGAGAACAAAAACTAGCATTGAACATGTCGGCTGCTAAGCGAGAGAGGGATTTTTACCTCTCTAAAGTGGATCAGTCTCATGCTCAAAAGCATATAGCGCAACGATTGCAGAAG AAGCAAAAGGTAAACCCAGAGCAGGAAGAAGCATCTCAGATACCATATAACCAGGTGATGCGACAATACCCTCAAACACGTCCACTTGCTGATAAACCCGGAGAAAAGAAACAACTATCGAAGGAAGTGCTGGCCGGA GTATTCGGTCTTGGTGCAAGTTGA